In the Malaclemys terrapin pileata isolate rMalTer1 chromosome 12, rMalTer1.hap1, whole genome shotgun sequence genome, one interval contains:
- the LOC128845959 gene encoding olfactory receptor 11A1-like yields the protein MANTEWENQTSITEFILLGFGNHPELQIFLFLLFLVIYIVTMAGNILIMVLVVSDQHLHTPMYFFLGNLSCLETCYTSTILPRMLTSLLTGDRTISVTGCLVQLYFFGSLVDTECYLLAAMSYDRYLAICKPLHYGTHMNNRFCFQLAAGSWISAFLAVIIVIFLMSQLIFCGPNEIDHFFCDLTPMIKLSCSETHKMELVTFWGSVLFTLPPFLLTMTSYVYIIIAILRIPSTAGKQKAFSICSSHLIVVTIFYGTLMIVYILPKTEMLQELNKVFSLCYTVLTPLLNPLIYTLRNKGVKLALRKAVGKCVAFMN from the coding sequence ATGGCAAACACAGAATGGGAAAATCAAACGTccatcacagaattcatcctcctgggatttgggaATCATCCTGAACTTCAGatttttctcttcctgctgttctTAGTGATCTACATTGTGACCATGGCCGGGAACATCCTCATCATGGTACTAGTTGTGTCTGATCAGcatcttcacacccccatgtacttcttcctggggaatttgtcctgcttggagacctgctacacctccaccatcctgcccaggatgctgaccagtctcctgactggggacagaaccatttctgtTACTGGTTGCCTTGTACAATTATATTTCTTTGGTTCTCTAGTTGACACAGAATGTTACCTCCTGGCTgcgatgtcttatgatcggtatttagcaaTATGCAAACCACTGCACTATGGAACCCATATGAATAACAGGTTCTGCTTCCAGCTAGCAGCTGGATCTTGGATAAGTGCATTTTTGGCTGTTATCATTGTCATATTTTTAATGTCACAGTTAATTTTCTGCGGCCctaatgaaattgaccatttcttttgtgatcTCACCCCAATGATAAAACTGTCCTGCAGTGAAACCCATAAGATGGAACTTGTGACCTTTTGGGGCTCCGTCTTATTCACTTTACCTCCATTTCTGTTGACCATGACATCCTATGTTTATATCATAATTgccatcctgagaatcccttctACTGCTGGGaagcaaaaggccttttccatctgctcctctcacctcattgtggtgaccATTTTCTACGGGACCCTGATGATTGTCTATATCTTACCAAAAACTGAGATGCTGCAGGAGCTGAACAAAGTGTTCTCCCTTTGCTACACAGTCCTGACACCCCTGCTTAATCCCCTGATCTACACCCTGAGAAACAAAGGCGTCAAGTTGGCCTTGAGAAAAGCTGTCGGGAAATGTGTGGCTTTCATGAAttaa
- the LOC128846891 gene encoding olfactory receptor-like protein OLF4, which yields MPMENQTKVPEFILLGLSSEPQVQIFLFLVFLVIYLVTLVGNILIVLVIRADSHLHTPMYFFLFHLSFVDICYSSVTVPKMLMNFLAEHKIISVNGCITQMFFFILLAGTEISILSAVAYDRYAAICDPLHYMEMMNKGICVQLVSGAWTIGFLHALLNTVFIFKLHFCGPNQICHFSYELPPVLQLSCTDTFTNQVVLLTSAVILGSISLLLILISYIHIISNILRIPSAQSKHKAFSTCSSHLIVVGLWYLAAFIQYTKPSSVSSVALDEMFSIQYNILTPMLNPIIYSLKNKEVKTALRNILGKFKFLK from the coding sequence ATGCCAATGGAAAATCAAACCAAAGTCCCTGAATTTATTCTCCTGGGACTTTCCAGTGAACCACAGGTGCAGATTTTCCTCTTCCTGGTGTTTTTAGTTATTTACCTGGTTACTCTGGTTGGGAACATACTGATTGTGCTGGTGATAAGAGCTGATtctcaccttcacacccccatgtacttcttcctcttCCATTTATCCTTTGTTGATATCTGCTATTCCTCTGTCACGGTGCCTAAAATGCTGATGAACTTCCTAGCAGAGCACAAAATTATTTCGGTCAATGGCTGCATTACCCAGATGTTCTTCTTTATCCTCTTAGCCGGTACAGAAATTTCCATTCTCTCAGCAGTGGCTTATGATCGCTATGCTGCCATCTGTGACCCATTGCATTACATGGAGATGATGAACAAAGGAATCTGTGTTCAGCTAGTGAGTGGGGCATGGACTATTGGGTTTTTACATGCCCTGCTTAACACTGTTTTCATCTTCAAGTTGCATTTCTGTGGGCCCAATCAAATCTGCCATTTCAGCTATGAGCTCCCACCCGTATTACAATTGTCCTGCACTGATACCTTCACTAATCAAGTGGTGCTTCTCACTTCTGCTGTGATACTTGGATCAATCTCCCTCCTTCTCATCCTAATCTCCTACATTCACATCATCTCCAACATCCTGAGGATACCCTCTGCACAGAGCaagcataaagccttctccacctgcagctcccacctgatTGTGGTTGGTTTATGGTACCTGGCAGCTTTTATCCAGTACACAAAGCCCAGCTCAGTTTCCTCTGTGGCTTTGGATGAAATGTTTTCCATCCAGTACAACATCTTGACTCCCAtgttaaaccccatcatctacagcctgaaaaaCAAGGAGGTGAAAACAGCTCTAAGGAATATATTGGGGAAATTCAAGTTTCTCAAGTAG